In the Planctomycetota bacterium genome, one interval contains:
- a CDS encoding small multi-drug export protein encodes MSVAPTPGGPHEGRLHQLAEQLAESDPSLRFPRRLRIAMTVGPVLGFGVILLAAALVSGYGMVIWLSGIEIGSFIGFGKFVIFGGVVRDVILKVFQYVPKTDPPSPWILAGTVVYGDVATAMVMLANMSVFLRMGSLGQRLAACHDAGWRVLQANPWMRRMAWVGVAVFVAAPFQGTGAVIGTILARILGMSWFSTLSATAVGSGAGCLTLALLGQYARERVQAIAEHPVAMVVALAITVVILVVLGRWFIGKSSQIPAEPHDSAGGPPASGDGEGG; translated from the coding sequence ATGAGCGTTGCGCCCACGCCCGGGGGACCACACGAGGGCCGGCTCCACCAACTGGCGGAGCAACTCGCCGAGTCGGACCCGAGCCTTCGCTTCCCGCGCCGCTTGCGCATTGCGATGACGGTGGGGCCGGTCCTGGGCTTCGGCGTGATCCTGCTGGCGGCCGCCCTGGTCTCAGGGTATGGGATGGTGATCTGGCTGAGCGGCATCGAGATCGGGAGCTTCATCGGCTTCGGCAAGTTCGTCATCTTCGGCGGCGTGGTGCGCGATGTGATCCTGAAGGTTTTCCAATACGTTCCGAAGACGGATCCTCCGAGCCCGTGGATTCTGGCAGGCACGGTGGTCTACGGCGACGTGGCCACGGCCATGGTGATGCTGGCCAACATGAGCGTGTTCCTGAGGATGGGGTCCTTAGGCCAGCGGCTGGCGGCCTGTCACGATGCGGGCTGGCGCGTGCTCCAGGCGAATCCCTGGATGCGTCGGATGGCGTGGGTGGGGGTGGCTGTGTTCGTGGCCGCCCCGTTCCAGGGGACGGGGGCAGTGATCGGGACGATTCTCGCTCGCATCCTGGGGATGTCGTGGTTCTCCACGCTTTCCGCCACGGCGGTGGGCTCGGGGGCCGGATGCCTGACGCTGGCCCTGCTTGGGCAATATGCGCGCGAGCGGGTGCAGGCGATTGCCGAACACCCCGTGGCCATGGTGGTTGCACTGGCGATCACCGTGGTCATTCTGGTGGTGCTAGGCCGCTGGTTCATCGGCAAGTCGTCGCAGATCCCCGCGGAACCGCACGACTCCGCTGGGGGCCCCCCGGCCTCCGGCGATGGAGAAGGAGGTTGA